The proteins below come from a single Caulobacter flavus genomic window:
- a CDS encoding TetR family transcriptional regulator, translating to MTTPAEDLLDRAAAAALSLAADRPWPQIALRDIAVAAGAPFAELYVRADSKAKILAHLSRRFDQAALNADAGEGAAAHDRLFDAAMARVEAMEPHRHALIAIGKSEGLPRAAVRFPKTARAILEAAGIEATPVRLAAMTAVWARTLQVWRDDEGALNRTMAELDKRLKQMAEQLAKVGAGF from the coding sequence ATGACCACGCCCGCCGAAGACCTGCTCGACCGCGCGGCCGCCGCCGCTCTTTCGCTGGCCGCCGACCGCCCCTGGCCCCAGATCGCGCTGCGCGACATCGCCGTCGCGGCCGGCGCGCCGTTCGCCGAGCTCTATGTGAGGGCCGACAGCAAGGCCAAGATCCTGGCCCACCTGTCGCGGCGCTTCGACCAGGCGGCGCTCAACGCCGACGCCGGCGAGGGCGCGGCCGCCCACGACCGGCTGTTCGACGCCGCCATGGCCCGGGTCGAGGCCATGGAGCCGCATCGCCACGCCCTGATCGCCATCGGCAAATCGGAAGGCCTGCCCCGCGCCGCCGTCCGCTTCCCCAAGACCGCCCGGGCGATCCTGGAAGCCGCCGGGATCGAGGCCACGCCCGTGCGCCTGGCGGCCATGACCGCCGTCTGGGCCCGCACCCTGCAGGTCTGGCGCGACGACGAAGGCGCGCTGAACCGCACCATGGCCGAGCTCGACAAGCGCCTGAAGCAGATGGCCGAGCAACTGGCCAAGGTCGGCGCGGGGTTCTGA
- a CDS encoding DUF6881 domain-containing protein — protein sequence MSLSHYRCDWNHDHAEEPVAIFYEVDDEGRVLRLVDVFRDGSRERDAVAGYVGREHELPGEGSLSEDDFHDSVEALLEGDGAEDGDDRLSLTRVAAGEFEAAWRLDA from the coding sequence ATGAGCCTTTCTCACTACCGCTGCGACTGGAACCACGACCACGCCGAGGAACCCGTGGCCATCTTCTACGAGGTCGACGACGAGGGCCGCGTACTGCGGCTGGTCGACGTCTTCCGCGACGGCAGCCGCGAGCGCGACGCGGTCGCGGGCTATGTCGGCCGCGAGCACGAACTGCCCGGCGAGGGCAGCCTGTCGGAAGACGACTTTCACGACTCCGTCGAGGCCCTGCTCGAAGGCGACGGGGCGGAGGACGGCGACGACAGGCTGTCGCTGACCCGCGTCGCCGCCGGCGAGTTCGAGGCCGCCTGGCGCCTGGACGCCTAG
- a CDS encoding branched-chain amino acid aminotransferase, with protein sequence MSLVPFDDRDGWIWLDGQFVPWREAKVHVLTHGLHYASSVFEGERMYGGEIFKLTEHTERLFKSAEILDFEIPYTVAEIDEACKATAAKNGLSDCYVRPIAWRGSEMIGVSAQQTKIHVAIAVWDWPSYFDPALKAKGIRLTWAKYNRPDPKTAPVAAKAAGLYMICTISKHAAEKDGYTDAMMLDYRGYVAEATGANVFFVKDGVLHTPKPDCFLDGITRRTVIEIAKGQGVEVVERHIEKEELAGFSECFIVGTAAEVTPVAEIGEFTFTPGKLSLGLMDAYAALVRREEVVPA encoded by the coding sequence ATGTCTCTCGTTCCCTTCGATGATCGCGACGGATGGATCTGGCTGGACGGCCAGTTCGTTCCCTGGCGCGAGGCGAAGGTGCACGTATTGACGCACGGCCTGCACTACGCCTCGTCGGTGTTCGAGGGCGAGCGCATGTACGGCGGCGAGATCTTCAAGCTGACCGAGCATACCGAGCGCCTGTTCAAGTCGGCCGAAATCCTCGACTTCGAAATCCCCTACACGGTGGCCGAGATCGACGAGGCCTGCAAGGCGACGGCCGCCAAGAACGGCCTGTCGGACTGCTACGTGCGCCCGATCGCCTGGCGCGGCAGCGAGATGATCGGCGTTTCGGCGCAGCAGACCAAGATCCACGTGGCCATCGCCGTGTGGGACTGGCCCAGCTACTTCGACCCGGCGCTGAAGGCCAAGGGCATCCGCCTGACCTGGGCCAAGTACAACCGCCCCGATCCGAAGACGGCCCCCGTCGCCGCCAAGGCCGCCGGCCTCTACATGATCTGCACCATCTCCAAGCACGCCGCGGAGAAGGACGGCTACACCGACGCCATGATGCTGGACTACCGCGGCTACGTGGCCGAGGCGACCGGCGCCAACGTGTTCTTCGTCAAGGACGGCGTGCTGCACACGCCCAAGCCCGACTGCTTCCTGGACGGCATCACCCGCCGCACGGTGATCGAGATCGCCAAGGGCCAGGGCGTCGAGGTGGTCGAGCGCCACATCGAGAAGGAAGAGCTGGCCGGTTTCAGCGAGTGCTTCATCGTCGGCACCGCCGCCGAGGTCACCCCGGTGGCCGAGATCGGCGAGTTCACCTTCACGCCCGGCAAGCTGTCGCTGGGCCTGATGGACGCCTACGCCGCCCTGGTGCGCCGCGAGGAAGTCGTCCCGGCCTGA
- a CDS encoding SAM-dependent methyltransferase translates to MVYLRWRRFIEMASLDRPWLGDLMEKRKGEAFRAAPVERWDQEYRDGVYDRLHRSDQRHHHRLLAAMIADRWPSPRVLEIGAGEGVFFEALRNHRPARYVGVDFSEPAVITGQKRLPAEIASGQVELLLGDGRAFRTDETFDVVVFSECIEHLGELEPLIEHYRPMLAPGGAVGLTMWLSLKPLRLWRRLKAMGEVHDEAVVNTPWGGGWLVATVGPR, encoded by the coding sequence ATGGTCTATCTGCGCTGGCGGCGCTTCATCGAGATGGCGTCGCTGGATCGCCCGTGGCTGGGCGACCTGATGGAGAAGCGCAAGGGCGAGGCCTTCCGCGCCGCTCCGGTCGAGCGCTGGGACCAGGAATATCGCGACGGCGTCTACGACCGCCTGCACCGCTCGGACCAGCGCCACCATCACCGCCTGCTGGCCGCCATGATCGCCGACCGCTGGCCCAGCCCCCGCGTGCTCGAGATCGGGGCCGGCGAGGGGGTGTTCTTCGAGGCCCTGCGCAATCACCGGCCCGCCCGCTATGTCGGCGTGGACTTCTCCGAGCCGGCGGTGATCACCGGCCAGAAGCGCCTGCCGGCCGAGATCGCCTCGGGCCAGGTCGAGCTGCTGCTGGGCGACGGCCGCGCCTTCCGCACGGACGAGACCTTCGACGTGGTGGTGTTCTCCGAATGCATCGAGCACCTGGGCGAGCTCGAGCCGCTGATCGAGCACTACCGGCCCATGCTGGCGCCGGGCGGCGCGGTGGGCCTGACCATGTGGCTGTCGCTGAAGCCGCTGCGCCTGTGGCGGCGCCTGAAGGCCATGGGCGAGGTTCACGACGAGGCGGTGGTCAACACGCCGTGGGGCGGCGGATGGCTGGTGGCGACGGTGGGGCCCCGCTGA
- a CDS encoding MarR family winged helix-turn-helix transcriptional regulator, protein MTPHADPRLILREEELDGGLELILLAEAALWAAVDGVLETEGPGLGRSHWRAAFLLRRRPGIGVQDLSKLTSLSKQAASKTLSDLQKLGLAEKAAGDLDARRRPAVLTEAGKAFEARVSERLRALLGRAYRTGGLDGVPGARRILAALAGSRQGVGVNRREAL, encoded by the coding sequence ATGACGCCGCACGCCGATCCCCGCCTGATCCTGCGCGAGGAGGAGCTCGACGGCGGCCTGGAGTTGATTCTCCTGGCCGAGGCGGCGCTGTGGGCGGCGGTCGACGGCGTGCTCGAGACCGAGGGGCCGGGCCTGGGGCGTTCGCACTGGCGGGCGGCCTTCCTGCTGCGGCGGCGTCCGGGCATAGGCGTGCAGGACCTGTCCAAGCTCACCAGCCTGTCGAAGCAGGCGGCCAGCAAGACGCTGAGCGACTTGCAGAAGCTGGGCCTGGCCGAGAAGGCCGCCGGCGATCTGGACGCGCGTCGCCGGCCCGCCGTGCTGACCGAGGCCGGCAAGGCCTTCGAGGCGCGGGTCAGCGAGCGGCTGCGCGCGCTGCTGGGCCGGGCCTATCGCACCGGCGGCCTCGACGGGGTTCCGGGCGCGCGGCGGATCCTCGCGGCCCTGGCCGGATCACGCCAGGGCGTGGGCGTCAATCGAAGGGAGGCGCTGTGA
- a CDS encoding AzlD family protein: MISLPVLLTILAMAAVTYLTRIGGYLVLRNRTLGPRATAVMEAAPGCVLIAVIAPHFVSPRPADLLALAITFLAALRLPMLAVVPIGIVAAAALRWLLG; this comes from the coding sequence GTGATCTCCCTGCCCGTCTTGCTGACCATACTGGCCATGGCCGCCGTCACCTACCTGACCCGCATCGGCGGCTATCTGGTGCTGAGGAACCGCACGCTGGGGCCGCGCGCCACGGCGGTGATGGAGGCCGCCCCCGGCTGCGTGCTGATCGCGGTGATCGCGCCGCACTTCGTCTCGCCCCGCCCCGCCGACCTGCTGGCGCTGGCGATCACCTTCCTGGCGGCCCTGCGCCTGCCGATGCTGGCCGTGGTGCCGATCGGCATCGTCGCCGCGGCCGCCCTGCGCTGGCTGCTGGGCTAG
- a CDS encoding TIGR02594 family protein — translation MKIKDIQQQLAARGYTPGPIDGIWGRQTIAAVRRFQTRHGLEPDGVVGPLTLAALFQGAPAAAAPTPLSLTGFDDPSLVWFQEARRLIGTREKPGKGDNPEILDWASEQGLKSIYTGDDIPWCGLFVGHCVSSTLDREATPSSLLSARAWERFGIPITPTPGAIMVFWRESRGSGKGHVGFYAGEDDTGAFRILGGNQSDSVSLAWLGKDRFLGARWPATVPPPVPRSVRVARTASLSWNEA, via the coding sequence ATGAAGATCAAGGACATCCAGCAGCAACTGGCCGCGCGTGGCTACACGCCCGGGCCGATCGACGGCATATGGGGGCGTCAGACCATCGCCGCCGTCCGCCGGTTTCAGACCCGCCACGGACTGGAGCCCGACGGCGTGGTCGGTCCCCTGACGCTGGCGGCGCTGTTTCAGGGCGCGCCGGCCGCCGCCGCCCCGACGCCGTTGTCCCTGACCGGTTTCGACGATCCCAGCCTGGTCTGGTTCCAGGAAGCCCGCCGCCTGATCGGCACGCGCGAAAAGCCGGGCAAGGGCGACAATCCCGAGATCCTCGACTGGGCCTCCGAGCAAGGGCTGAAGTCCATCTACACCGGCGACGACATCCCCTGGTGCGGCCTGTTCGTCGGCCACTGCGTCAGCAGCACGCTCGACCGCGAGGCCACGCCCTCGAGCCTGCTGTCGGCCAGGGCCTGGGAGCGGTTCGGCATTCCAATCACCCCGACGCCGGGGGCGATCATGGTATTCTGGCGAGAAAGCCGGGGCAGCGGCAAGGGCCACGTGGGCTTCTACGCCGGCGAGGACGACACGGGCGCCTTCCGCATCCTGGGCGGCAACCAGTCCGACAGCGTCTCCCTGGCCTGGCTGGGCAAGGACCGTTTCCTCGGCGCGCGCTGGCCCGCCACCGTGCCGCCGCCGGTTCCGCGCTCGGTCAGGGTGGCGCGGACGGCCAGCCTGTCGTGGAACGAGGCCTGA
- a CDS encoding ATP-binding protein, with protein sequence MRLRTRLFIPRQIKRWLPTSLFGRSLLIIVLPVAVMQIAVTWGFFDAHWETVNSRLSEGLAGDIAWAVATYQDDPSPAAVDRMAQRAEETMDLSIALLRGRELPTSKRPAMFASLDRSMQRALEERLDEPFWFDASNRYAAHVQIQVKVREGVLRIYAPTDRAFATQGHIFILWMVVATMLLTAIAILFIRNQVRAIERLADAADAFGRGLDHEFKPHGAREVRQAAQAFLAMKARIQRHIEQRTALLASVSHDLRTPLTRLKLEMALAEPGAQVEAIKRDLSEMEHMIDEYLAFARGEGGEALQEVELAPLIAGVCAAAERGGARVETVLEQDLAANLRPSAFKRALANLVDNAAAHGETVRVTLEARLTGGVNIVVDDDGPGIPEDRYEEAFKPFNRLDESRNQNEKGVGLGLALARDMARGLGGDLVLERSPMGGLRAVMRLPG encoded by the coding sequence ATGCGCCTGCGCACCCGCCTGTTCATTCCGCGCCAGATCAAGCGCTGGCTGCCGACCTCGCTGTTCGGCCGATCCCTGCTGATCATCGTCCTGCCGGTGGCGGTGATGCAGATCGCCGTCACCTGGGGGTTCTTCGACGCCCATTGGGAGACGGTGAACAGTCGCCTGTCCGAGGGCCTGGCCGGCGACATCGCCTGGGCCGTGGCCACCTACCAGGACGATCCCAGCCCGGCCGCCGTCGACCGCATGGCCCAGCGAGCCGAGGAGACGATGGACCTGTCGATCGCCCTGCTGCGGGGGCGCGAGCTGCCCACCAGCAAGCGGCCGGCCATGTTCGCCTCGCTCGACCGCTCGATGCAGCGGGCTCTGGAGGAGCGCCTGGACGAGCCGTTCTGGTTCGACGCCTCCAACCGCTACGCCGCCCACGTCCAGATCCAGGTGAAGGTCAGGGAGGGCGTGCTGCGGATCTACGCCCCCACCGATCGCGCCTTCGCCACCCAGGGCCACATCTTCATCCTGTGGATGGTGGTGGCGACGATGCTGCTGACGGCCATCGCCATCCTGTTCATCCGCAACCAGGTGCGGGCCATCGAGCGTCTGGCCGACGCCGCCGACGCCTTCGGGCGGGGCCTCGACCACGAGTTCAAGCCGCACGGCGCGCGCGAGGTGCGCCAGGCGGCCCAGGCGTTCCTGGCCATGAAGGCCCGCATCCAGCGTCACATCGAGCAACGCACGGCCCTGCTGGCCAGCGTCAGCCACGACCTGCGCACGCCGCTGACCCGGCTGAAGCTGGAGATGGCCCTGGCCGAGCCGGGCGCGCAGGTCGAGGCCATCAAGCGCGATCTCTCCGAGATGGAGCACATGATCGACGAGTACCTGGCCTTCGCCCGCGGAGAGGGCGGCGAGGCGCTGCAGGAGGTCGAGCTGGCCCCGCTGATCGCCGGGGTCTGCGCCGCGGCCGAGCGCGGCGGGGCGCGGGTCGAGACCGTGCTCGAGCAGGACCTGGCGGCCAACCTGCGGCCCAGCGCCTTCAAGCGCGCCCTGGCCAACCTGGTCGACAACGCCGCCGCCCACGGCGAGACGGTGCGTGTGACGCTGGAGGCCCGGCTGACCGGCGGGGTCAACATCGTCGTCGACGACGACGGCCCCGGCATTCCCGAGGACCGCTACGAAGAGGCCTTCAAGCCGTTCAACCGTCTCGACGAGTCGCGGAACCAGAACGAGAAGGGCGTCGGCCTGGGCCTGGCGCTTGCCCGCGACATGGCGCGGGGGCTGGGCGGCGACCTGGTGCTGGAGCGCTCGCCGATGGGCGGCCTGCGGGCGGTGATGCGGCTGCCTGGCTAG
- a CDS encoding response regulator, which yields MSPEERRDRHLLVVDDDDRIRELLKQFLSRAGFRVSAAADAAHADRLIGVMDFDLLVLDVMMPGEDGFSFTRRVRAKGGEVGRMPILMLTARDAAGDRIEGLTHGADDYLAKPFEPQELLLRIESILRRAAPKPLGPQEIVMGDCAFMPDRGELTRAGAPVRLTEAEVALLRRLARALHEPVDRLELARDTADATGRAVDVQVTRLRRKIEPDPKNPRYLQTVRGVGYRLAPD from the coding sequence GTGAGCCCCGAGGAAAGACGCGACCGCCACCTCCTGGTGGTCGACGACGACGACCGTATCCGCGAGCTGCTCAAGCAGTTCCTCAGCCGCGCCGGCTTCCGGGTCAGCGCCGCGGCCGACGCCGCCCATGCCGACCGCCTGATCGGGGTGATGGATTTCGACCTGCTGGTGCTCGACGTGATGATGCCGGGCGAGGACGGATTTTCCTTCACCAGGCGGGTGCGGGCCAAGGGCGGCGAGGTCGGTCGCATGCCGATCCTGATGCTGACCGCCCGCGACGCCGCCGGCGACCGCATCGAGGGCCTGACCCACGGCGCCGACGACTATCTGGCCAAGCCGTTCGAGCCGCAGGAACTGCTGCTGCGCATCGAATCGATCCTGCGCCGCGCCGCGCCCAAGCCGCTGGGGCCGCAGGAGATCGTCATGGGCGACTGCGCCTTCATGCCCGATCGCGGCGAGTTGACCAGGGCCGGCGCCCCGGTGCGCCTGACCGAGGCCGAGGTCGCGCTGCTGCGGCGCCTGGCCCGCGCCCTGCACGAGCCTGTCGACCGGCTGGAGCTGGCCCGCGACACCGCCGACGCCACCGGCCGCGCCGTCGACGTCCAGGTCACCCGCCTGCGCCGCAAGATCGAGCCCGACCCCAAGAACCCGAGGTACCTGCAGACCGTGCGGGGCGTGGGCTATCGGCTGGCGCCGGATTGA